In the Topomyia yanbarensis strain Yona2022 chromosome 3, ASM3024719v1, whole genome shotgun sequence genome, one interval contains:
- the LOC131689761 gene encoding vesicle transport protein USE1, which produces MTSKLEINVRSLIAQCEDIVSLDKLDWRLKKYIRSLDTMILELGEQYDKPDDKTITEYRNRCAELKRASNYVEPSPNLEQKRLKSKLKASGDSGEDVMREIRQIHDQKFQKELRSELFNGNFNSTIRRRAGQKVAENLEQTVKEYSDVQEKIAEDMLMLTRHLKEQTETANKIIKKDTEIVSKSAKLTDQNLTSLSTESTKLQESSKKAWKCWMWLMIGLVMMIFIFMVLFMKIMKKKAY; this is translated from the exons ATGACGTCTAAGTTGGAAATTAATGTGCGGAGTTTGATCGCACAGTGCGAGGATATAGTTTCTCTCGATAAACTGGACTGGcgattgaaaaaatacattCGGTCACTGGATACCATGATCCTGGAGCTGGGGGAACAATATGA TAAACCAGACGATAAAACGATCACGGAATATCGCAATCGATGCGCCGAGCTCAAGAGAGCCTCCAATTATGTCGAACCGTCACCAAATTTGGAACAGAAACGGTTGAAATCAAAACTAAAAGCATCCGGAGACTCGGGAGAAGACGTGATGAGAGAGATACGTCAAATCCACGATCAAAAGTTTCAGAAAGAACTGCGCAGCGAATTGTTTAACGGCAACTTCAATTCAACAATCCGACGGCGAGCTGGCCAGAAAGTGGCTGAAAATCTAGAACAGACGGTTAAGGAATACTCAGACGTCCAGGAGAAAATTGCTGAGGATATGTTGATGCTCACACGACACCTGAAGGAGCAAACAGAAACTGCCAACAAGATCATCAAGAAAGACACAGAG aTTGTTAGTAAATCAGCCAAATTAACCGATCAAAATTTGACTTCACTTTCCACGGAATCGACAAAGCTGCAAGAAAGCTCCAAAAAGGCCTGGAAATGTTGGATGTGGCTTATGATAGGCCTTGTTATGATGATTTTTATTT TTATGGTGCTGTTCATGAAGAtaatgaaaaagaaggcatactGA